A part of Aegilops tauschii subsp. strangulata cultivar AL8/78 chromosome 2, Aet v6.0, whole genome shotgun sequence genomic DNA contains:
- the LOC109758356 gene encoding UDP-glucosyltransferase UGT13248, with product MESTGHGGGGEGASVLLLPFPGAQGHTNPLLELGRRLAHHGLRPTLVTSRHVLSSTPPPGAPFRVAAISDGFDAGGAASDYTDYFSRLEAVGSETLRELLLSEARAGRPVRVLVHDSHLPWAGRVARAAGVPAAAFFSQPCSVNVVYGELWAGRLALPVTDGLELFARGALGVELGPEDVPPFAAAPESQPLFHKTAIGQFDGLEDADDVLVNSFNAIEPKEGEFMELTWRAKTVGPTLPSFYLNDDRLPSNKSYGFNLFGSDAPCMDWLEKQSISSVVLVSYGTFSNYDAAQLEELGNGICNSGKSFIWVVRSNEAHKLSEELRKKCEKNGLIVSWCPQLEVLAHKAIGCFVTHCGWNSTLEAVVCGVPLVGIPHWADQPTIAKYVESAWGMGVRVRKSESGSLRSAEVERCIREVMDGERKDDYKRNAMKWMQKAKEAMQEGGSSDKHIVEFAAKYSSI from the exons ATGGAGAGCAcgggccatggcggcggcggcgagggcgctAGCGTCCTCCTCCTGCCGTTCCCAGGGGCGCAGGGCCACACGAACCCGCTGCTGGAGCTGGGCCGCCGCCTGGCGCACCACGGCCTCCGCCCCACGCTCGTCACCAGCCGCCACGTGCTCTCCTCCACCCCGCCGCCCGGCGCGCCCTTCCGCGTGGCCGCCATCTCCGACGGCTTCGACGCCGGCGGCGCGGCCTCGGACTACACGGACTACTTCTCGCGGCTGGAGGCCGTGGGGTCCGAGACGCTGCGGGAGCTCCTTCTGTCGGAGGCGCGCGCCGGGCGGCCCGTGCGCGTGCTGGTGCACGACTCCCACCTGCCGTGGGCGGGGCGGGTGGCGCGCGCGGCCGGCGTTCCCGCCGCGGCGTTCTTCTCGCAGCCGTGCTCCGTGAACGTCGTCTACGGGGAGCTCTGGGCGGGGCGGTTGGCCCTTCCGGTGACGGATGGGCTCGAGCTGTTCGCGAGGGGAGCGCTGGGCGTGGAGCTGGGTCCGGAGGACGTGCCGCCGTTCGCCGCAGCGCCGGAGTCTCAGCCTTTGTTCCATAAGACGGCTATCGGGCAGTTCGACGGGCTGGAGGACGCCGACGACGTGCTCGTCAACTCATTCAACGCCATCGAGCCAAAG GAGGGAGAGTTCATGGAGCTAACATGGAGAGCGAAGACCGTAGGCCCCACATTGCCATCGTTTTACCTCAACGACGATCGTTTGCCCTCCAACAAGTCTTATGGTTTCAACCTATTTGGCAGCGATGCACCATGCATGGATTGGCTAGAAAAACAGAGCATCTCCTCTGTTGTGCTCGTATCCTACGGGACTTTCTCCAACTACGACGCGGCCCAGCTAGAGGAGCTTGGCAATGGGATATGTAATTCTGGCAAATCTTTTATATGGGTTGTTAGGTCCAACGAGGCACACAAGCTATCCGAGGAACTCAGAAAGAAATGTGAGAAGAATGGATTGATTGTTTCTTGGTGCCCCCAACTTGAGGTTCTAGCTCACAAGGCCATCG GATGTTTTGTTACTCATTGTGGCTGGAACTCAACGCTGGAGGCGGTTGTTTGTGGTGTACCTCTTGTGGGAATTCCGCACTGGGCGGATCAACCCACCATCGCAAAGTATGTAGAGAGCGCATGGGGTATGGGTGTGCGAGTGCGGAAGAGCGAAAGTGGATCACTAAGGAGTGCGGAGGTCGAGAGGTGTATTAGAGAGGTCATGGATGGGGAGAGGAAGGACGACTACAAAAGGAATGCTATGAAGTGGATGCAAAAGGCCAAGGAGGCAATGCAAGAAGGGGGAAGCTCAGACAAGCATATTGTTGAATTCGCTGCCAAGTATTCGTCAATTTGA